The Moorella glycerini genomic interval AGGCGATCGTGTGGCCTGTGCGGGTGGGGGCTATGCTTCCCACGCCGAGGTGGTGGCCGTTCCCCGGAACCTCTTAGTACCTATCCCTGATGGCGTAAGCTACGAGCAAGCGGCCTTTACTACAGTGGGGGCAGTGGCCCTCCAAGGCGTGCGCTTGGCCGAATTGAAGTTGGGGGAGCGGGTGGTGGTGCTTGGCCTGGGGCTCATTGGGCTGCTTACCGTTCAGCTGGTGAAAGCGGCTGGATGCCTGGTGCTGGGTAGCGACCCGGATCCGGAGCGGGTAAGGCTGTCTCTAGAGCTGGGGGCCGACCTGGCAGTGGTTACTGGCCAGGATCTGATAGAGGCGGTGGCTGAGTTCACCCGCGGCCGAGGGGCCGACGCCGTTCTAATAACTGCGGCTACCAGCAGCAACGAACCCACAGAGCTGGCAGGGGAGATTTCCCGCCTTAAAGGACGGGTGGTGGCCGTAGGAGATGTGGGTATGAACATTCCGCGACGGATCTATTACCCCAAGGAACTGGAATACAAAATATCTATGTCTTACGGGCCGGGGCGCTACGACCCTAACTATGAGGAGAAGGGGATAGATTACCCTTATGCCTACGTACCCTTCACCGAGCAGCGCAACATGGAAACCATCCTGCAACTGGTCAAGGAAGGCAAAGTGACTCCCGAAAGGCTCATTACTCACAGATTTACCTTGGCAGAGGCTGAGCGAGCCTACCGCTTGATTAAGGGGGAAACCGCGGAGAAGTACCTGGGAGTAATCTTTACTTACACCGGTGCGGTGGAGCTGAACCGCACAGTCATTCTGCGGGAGGGGACCGCAGCACCGGGGAGCAGGGGGGCTGGGGAGGTGCGCCTGGGTATGCTGGGCGCCGGCAATTTCGCCCGGCTCATGCTATTGCCGCGGTTGAAAAAGATGCCCGGGGTGAACCTTATTGGTCTGGCCACGGCTACCGGTCTGAGTGGGCGGTACACAGGTGAAAAGTATGGCTTTGGCTACTGCACCACCGATACTGAAAAGGTGCTGTCTGATACGGAGATAAACGCCGTGGTGATCGCCACCAGGCACAACACCCATGCCGGGCTGGCGGTGCGGGCATTGAGGGCCGGGAAACATGTCTTCGTGGAAAAACCCCTGGCTACGACAGAAGAAGAGTTGGATATGGTTCTGAAGGCCGCCGGAGAGTCGAGTGGTACTCTAATGGTAGGCTTTAATCGTCGCTTTGCCCCCCTGGGGCGGCTGGCGCG includes:
- a CDS encoding Gfo/Idh/MocA family oxidoreductase; this translates as MKQLLQSYRNGALSVMDVPVPRLGTNQVLVATRASVISAGTERAVAEFSEKSLVGKARSRPDLVRQVIKKVQTDGLVAAAQAAFARLDVPLALGYSSAGEVVEVGPGVQGFKVGDRVACAGGGYASHAEVVAVPRNLLVPIPDGVSYEQAAFTTVGAVALQGVRLAELKLGERVVVLGLGLIGLLTVQLVKAAGCLVLGSDPDPERVRLSLELGADLAVVTGQDLIEAVAEFTRGRGADAVLITAATSSNEPTELAGEISRLKGRVVAVGDVGMNIPRRIYYPKELEYKISMSYGPGRYDPNYEEKGIDYPYAYVPFTEQRNMETILQLVKEGKVTPERLITHRFTLAEAERAYRLIKGETAEKYLGVIFTYTGAVELNRTVILREGTAAPGSRGAGEVRLGMLGAGNFARLMLLPRLKKMPGVNLIGLATATGLSGRYTGEKYGFGYCTTDTEKVLSDTEINAVVIATRHNTHAGLAVRALRAGKHVFVEKPLATTEEELDMVLKAAGESSGTLMVGFNRRFAPLGRLAREVFGSHSQPLCMLYRVNAGYIPPEHWTQAQEEGGGRVIGEVCHFVDFLQFVCGSPPVAVSACGVKSGSLSPEDHLTVSLRFADGSIGTVLYFANGDKAVPKEYVEIYGGGKTLIIDDFRGGRLAQGGRVRKVGSRRQDKGHTQELISWLKVVKEGGSSPVPLAESAATTMATFAIIESLRQGGAVVPVTRILGAKATEQNGDMANVTADRSTLHYGEDVQTGP